One part of the Leptospira brenneri genome encodes these proteins:
- a CDS encoding B12-binding domain-containing radical SAM protein, giving the protein MHSFKIALISPKGPLYRHRTGIFRKDLRAAPLTLTTLAALVPNTLGAEVKIYDEGIEDLPANIDADLIGMTVITGSAPRSYELAEKFRNQGKTVILGGPHVTLLAEEAKKHADSIVTGYAEESWPELLYDFQNQNLKKHYVMSASFSLEKKENLPFPKRELLRQKSYKTLNTFEATRGCIHNCEFCVVPVAWGRRPFQKPIEHIVEDIKQRKAKQVLFYDLNLIADKEYAKELFKALIPLKIYWVGLSTTLIGRDDELFELLVRSGCKGLLIGFESISKTTLRSTKKSFNDPDGYSELIRKLRNVGIIINGTFVFGNDDDDISTFDAVRDFVIENKIGLPRFSILTPFPGTPLFQRLEKENRIIDRDWSKYDGQHIVFQPKQMTPDQLQFGHERVWKEVYSIKGIGKRAIGNFTSIFPIVLAANSAYRYYANNLSKFYTCRGGIV; this is encoded by the coding sequence TCCTTTATATAGACACCGAACAGGAATTTTTCGGAAGGACCTTCGTGCAGCTCCTCTTACCCTAACAACCCTTGCTGCTTTGGTTCCCAATACGTTGGGGGCAGAAGTAAAAATATACGATGAAGGGATAGAAGATCTTCCTGCAAACATTGATGCTGACCTCATTGGAATGACCGTCATCACAGGTAGTGCCCCTAGAAGTTATGAATTGGCAGAAAAGTTTAGAAACCAAGGAAAGACAGTTATATTAGGTGGTCCACATGTTACTTTATTAGCGGAAGAAGCAAAAAAACATGCGGATTCAATTGTAACTGGTTATGCGGAGGAGTCCTGGCCAGAACTTTTATATGACTTTCAAAATCAAAACTTAAAAAAACATTATGTTATGTCTGCTTCCTTTTCTCTAGAAAAGAAAGAGAACCTTCCATTTCCCAAACGAGAACTTCTTCGCCAAAAAAGTTACAAAACTCTTAACACTTTTGAGGCCACAAGAGGTTGCATTCATAACTGCGAATTTTGTGTAGTTCCTGTTGCTTGGGGAAGAAGACCATTCCAAAAACCCATAGAACATATAGTTGAAGATATAAAACAAAGAAAAGCAAAACAAGTTTTGTTTTACGATTTAAATTTAATTGCTGATAAGGAATATGCAAAGGAACTTTTTAAGGCTTTAATCCCTTTGAAAATCTATTGGGTTGGGCTATCGACCACTCTCATTGGTAGAGATGATGAACTTTTTGAACTTTTAGTGAGAAGCGGATGCAAAGGACTTCTGATCGGATTCGAAAGTATTTCAAAAACAACATTAAGATCTACTAAAAAATCTTTTAACGATCCCGATGGGTATTCAGAACTCATTCGTAAATTACGAAATGTTGGAATTATCATCAATGGAACTTTTGTATTTGGCAATGACGATGATGACATTTCGACCTTTGATGCAGTTCGCGACTTTGTAATCGAAAACAAAATAGGACTTCCTCGTTTTTCAATTCTAACACCCTTTCCAGGAACTCCCTTATTCCAACGTCTGGAAAAAGAGAATCGGATTATTGATAGAGATTGGAGTAAATACGATGGACAACACATTGTTTTTCAACCAAAACAAATGACCCCAGACCAATTACAATTTGGCCATGAAAGAGTATGGAAAGAAGTTTATTCTATAAAGGGCATTGGGAAAAGAGCAATAGGCAATTTCACCAGCATTTTCCCAATTGTACTCGCTGCCAACTCAGCTTATCGATATTATGCGAATAATCTTTCTAAATTCTATACCTGTCGTGGAGGAATTGTTTGA